One window of the Colletotrichum destructivum chromosome 4, complete sequence genome contains the following:
- a CDS encoding Putative asparagine synthase, rossmann-like alpha/beta/alpha sandwich, nucleophile aminohydrolase gives MCGITAAITLQRSGSYNGSNDGADSNEEHTALRQQLQKSLESIAHRGPDASGVWVSDDGTIGLGHARLAINDLSPDGVQPMHSDDGKIHAVVNGEIYDHDAIRERLIQDHGYKFKGHCDSEVLVALYKVYGAPGFFEHLRGEFSFVVYDENDGRVIVARDRFGIKPMFGTLQGEGASKRMLLTSEMKGFLALGWEPQWNVHGLLSGSSMQAHNTVFKDVWKLNPGTWMEVSPDGEVQHHQYWDPDFNDKRQEETRSVDDMIQEVRQRLIEAVKLRLRADVPVGIYLSGGIDSSVIAGIVTKLVREEGIKLGNQDATKRIHCFTIQFPEASGFNEADIAERSAEWLGVQILKKDMDEAALADNFADAVYHTEHHNFDLNSVGKFCLSTLPREHGVPVVLTGEGADEHFAGYPFVLPAFLMEPDAAWPQSTMTDEVRGDMFKEMSQDLKVMFDRIGMFEDESASGGSNTSMRLEPEWNAFSPWVRETYTAPPFAETAFAPEVLGKMMTKWHPLHTSLYLYTKGTLANMILTCLGDRTEMAHSIEARPPFLDHHLVEYVNNLPPSVKVAYLENAGGETGAVGTGASLWWKDLSPARQKLSEKWILKEAGKPFITQELYERRKHPYTAPLKWPRGGPIHKMMVDLISKDNIESLGFIEWDSAKRWLEEGFGDDASPRAFRKLICTASWVVLGQRFGVKTATKEQWCA, from the exons ATGTGCGGTATCACAGCGGCTATTACGCTCCAGCGGAGCGGCTCCTATAATGGAAGCAatgacggcgccgactcGAATGAAGAACATACCGCTCTTCGTCAGCAGCTCCAGAAGAGTCTCGAGTCCATTGCCCATCGCGGCCCGGACGCCTCTGGTGTCTGGGTTAGCGACGATGGGACCATCG GCCTGGGCCACGCTCGACTGGCCATCAACGACTTGTCCCCAGACGGAGTGCAGCCCATGCACAGTGACGATGGCAAGATCCACGCCGTGGTGAATGGCGAGATCTACGACCACGACGCCATCAGAGAACGGTTGATCCAGGACCACGGGTACAAGTTCAAGGGTCACTGCGATAGCGAGGTCTTGGTCGCCCTGTACAAGGTCTACGGTGCCCCTGGATTTTTCGAACACCTGCGCGGAGAATTCTCCTTTGTCGTGtacgacgagaacgacggcCGGGTCATTGTTGCGAGGGACAGGTTCGGCATCAAGCCCATGTTCGGAACCCTccagggcgagggcgccaGCAAGCGGATGCTTCTCACCTCGGAGATGAAGGGATTTCTGGCTTTGGGCTGGGAGCCTCAGTGGAACGTCCACGGTCTGCTGAGCGGATCCTCGATGCAGGCGCACAACACCGTCTTCAAGGACGTCTGGAAGCTGAACCCCGGCACCTGGATGGAAGTTTCACCAGACGGCGAGGTTCAGCATCACCAGTACTGGGACCCCGATTTCAACGATAAA CGACAAGAAGAGACTCGGAGTGTGGATGACATGATCCAAGAAGTGAGGCAGCGCCTGATAGAAGCAGTGAAGCTCAGGCTTCGCGCCGATGTCCCCGTGGGCATTTACCTTTCTGGAGGCATCGACTCGTCCGTCATCGCAGGCATTGTGACGAAACTTGTACGCGAAGAAGGGATCAAACTGGGCAATCAGGACGCGACGAAACGTATTCACTGCTTCACCATCCAGTTCCCAGAGGCCTCGGGCTTCAATGAAGCTG ATATCGCCGAACGCTCCGCTGAGTGGCTGGGCGTGCAAATCCTGAAGAAAGACATGGACGAAGCCGCGCTGGCCGACAACTTTGCCGATGCGGTCTACCACACGGAGCATCACAACTTCGATCTGAACAGCGTGGGCAAGTTCTGCCTTTCCACGCTGCCGAGAGAGCACGGTGTGCCCGTTGTGCTCACAGGCGAGGGCGCTGACGAACACTTCGCGGGCTACCCGTTCGTGCTGCCGGCCTTCCTGATGGAGCCCGATGCCGCGTGGCCCCAGTCCACCATGACGGACGAGGTCCGTGGGGACATGTTCAAGGAGATGTCGCAGGACCTCAAGGTGATGTTTGATCGGATCGGAATGTTTGAGGACGAGTCGGCCTCGGGGGGATCCAACACATCGATGCGTTTGGAGCCTGAGTGGAATGCGTTCTCGCCGTGGGTGCGCGAGACCTACACAGCGCCTCCCTTTGCCGAGACGGCGTTCGCGCCCGAGGTACTCGGCAAGATGATGACCAAGTGGCACCCGCTGCACACGAGTCTCTACCTGTACACCAAGGGGACGCTCGCCAACATGATCCTGACGTGCCTGGGCGACCGCACCGAGATGGCGCACAGCATCGAGGCGCGTCCGCCGTTCTTGGACCACCACCTCGTCGAGTACGTCAACAACCTGCCGCCGAGCGTCAAGGTAGCCTACTTGGAAAACGCCGGTGGGGAGACGGGCGCGGTCGGGACGGGGGCGAGCTTGTGGTGGAAGGACCTGAGCCCGGCGCGGCAGAAGCTCAGCGAGAAGTGGATCCTAaaggaggccggcaagcCGTTCATCACTCAGGAGCTCTACGAGCGCAGGAAGCACCCGTACACGGCGCCGCTCAAGTGGCCGCGCGGGGGGCCGATCCacaagatgatggtggaCTTGATCAGCAAGGACAACATCGAGAGCCTGGGCTTCATCGAGTGGGACAGTGCGAAGCGGTGGCTCGAGGAGGGTtttggcgacgacgcgagCCCGAGGGCGTTCCGGAAGCTGATCTGCACGGCGTCGTGGGTGGTGCTCGGCCAGCGGTTCGGCGTGAAGACGGCCACCAAGGAGCAGTGGTGTGCGTAG
- a CDS encoding Putative D-isomer specific 2-hydroxyacid dehydrogenase, catalytic domain-containing protein, translated as MAPSRIDSPVEAVGELSVALQKKPTMYLLEKFPEEAVKYCQAHFHTILPLDEEVANWRENADAILVREKIITAQDISSARRLRAIGKQGTGIDIIDKDAADARGIAICNTPGVNAQSVAELVLALTMAVARQLRTISVKQAAGNEVRKEHCMGMTLTGKSVGILGMGAIGTAVATMFRGAFGARVWAYDPFAPAKAWSDIEHTRVQNFEEMLPHVDVLTLHIPLNSQTQGLIGAKQLTAMKAGSILINVARGGIVDEPALIRVLNEGHLFGAGLDCHEEEPPTLQKHQALWETGRVISTPHIGATTKETVVKTATSAIDNVLRHLSSTSTVS; from the coding sequence ATGGCTCCATCCAGAATCGACTCGCccgtcgaggcggtcggcgaACTCTCGGTGGCTCTCCAGAAGAAGCCCACCATGTACCTCCTGGAAAAGTTCCCTGAAGAGGCCGTCAAGTACTGCCAAGCCCACTTCCACACGATCCTTCCCCTCGATGAAGAAGTCGCAAACTGGCGCGAGAACGCCGACGCAATCCTCGTCCGCGAAAAGATCATCACCGCCCAAGACATCTCATCGGCGCGCAGGCTCCGCGCCATCGGCAAGCAGGGCACAGGCATCGACATCATTGACaaggatgccgccgacgcgaGGGGTATCGCCATCTGCAACACGCCGGGAGTGAACGCGCAGTCGGTCGCTGAGCTGGTTCTCGCCCTCACCATGGCCGTCGCGCGGCAACTGAGGACCATCTCGGTCAAGCAAGCGGCTGGCAACGAGGTCAGGAAAGAGCACTGCATGGGCATGACGCTCACCGGCAAATCTGTTGGGATACTGGGAATGGGCGCAAtcggcaccgccgtcgcTACGATGTTTCGAGGCGCTTTCGGTGCCCGGGTGTGGGCCTACGACCCCTTTGCCCCGGCCAAGGCCTGGAGCGATATCGAGCATACACGAGTGCAGAACTTTGAGGAGATGCTTCCGCACGTGGATGTGCTGACGTTGCACATCCCCCTCAACTCCCAGACCCAGGGGCTCATCGGCGCGAAGCAATTGACGGCAATGAAGGCAGGTTCGATTCTCATCAATGTCGCGCGAGGCGGTATCGTTGACGAGCCGGCCTTGATCCGGGTACTCAACGAGGGCCATCTCTTCGGAGCAGGGCTTGATTGTCACGAGGAGgagccgccgacgctgcAGAAGCACCAGGCATTGTGGGAAACCGGGCGCGTGATCAGTACACCACACATTGGGGCGACGACCAAGGAGACCGTCGTCAAGACCGCCACATCCGCCATAGACAACGTTTTGCGGCACCTGTCATCCACATCCACTGTTAGCTAG
- a CDS encoding Putative major facilitator superfamily, MFS transporter superfamily — protein MAEKPVDDVQGTSDCKENAAGGFKDNEPGQPDFDAAEERAVVKKLDRVILPIMAVVYFFQYLDKQSINYAAVFGLSEDLRLTGSQFSWCVSLFYFGQLCSEYPAAYLMSRLPIVRFVGVTIVLWGAVEMCLGASQNFASLGAIRFLLGFTEGAVSPSFMIITSNWYKRAEHPVRVATWVSMFGVSQIVGALLMYGIGSGVHTIATWRVLFMVCGGCTIAAGILFIFGMPGDTKSAWFLNERERHVATQRLALDRATRDRAHFDMAQAREALRDPRTALYALMALFITLPTPIFSSLVINGFGYSKFETMLVGLPSGAVAFILVWVGALGPRFLPNTRCFFGMFLAAVPLLGSLLLVVLPANLKWGIVASTWLAGSTAPPLGQVVGLMASNIKGNTKKSVVSAIFFIFYCIGCIVGPQLWQKQDAPRYTKGCITSIVSFCCLIVAFFVHYFTSKVSNSKRDKLVTQSGANYDEGMDSDSDLTERQDKGFRYTH, from the exons ATGGCTGAGAAacccgtcgacgacgtccaggGGACCTCTGACTGCAAAGAGAATGCAGCGGGGGGCTTCAAAGACAACGAGCCAGGGCAGCCGGACTTTGACGCTGCCGAGGAGAGAGCCGTCGTGAAGAAACTCGACCGGGTCATTCTCCCCATCATGGCGGTCGTCTACTTTTTCCAGT ACCTCGACAAGCAGAGCATCAACTACGCGGCAGTCTTTGGGCTCTCGGAGGACTTGAGGCTGACCGGGAGCCAGTTCTCCTGGTGTGTCTCGCTCTTCTACTTTGGCCAACTCTGCTCCGAATATCCAGCCGCGTACCTGATGAGCCGGTTGCCCATTGTTCGGTTTGTCGGTGTCACAAT TGTGCTCTGGGGCGCGGTGGAGATGTGCCTGGGCGCCTCCCAGAACTTTGCCAGCTTGGGAGCGATTCGCTTCTTGCTGGGGTTCACCGAAGGCGCCGTTTCGCCTTCCTTCATGATCATCACTAGCAATTGGTACAAGAGAGCCGAGCACCCCGTCAGAGTCGC CACGTGGGTTTCCATGTTTGGCGTATCCCAAATCGTCGGTGCCCTGTTGATGTACGGCATCGGCAGTGGCGTCCACACGATTGCGACCTGGAGGGTCCTGTTTATGGTCTGCGGAGGCTGCACCATTGCCGCTggcatcctcttcatctttgGCATGCCGGGCGACACCAAGAGCGCGTGGTTCCTCAATGAACGAGAGCGTCACGTCGCCACCCAGCGTCTGGCCCTCGACCGAGCCACTCGTGACCGGGCCCATTTCGACATGGCCCAGGCAAGAGAAGCCCTAAGGGATCCGCGGACCGCTCTCTACGCGTTGATGGCGCTGTTCATCACCCTTCCCACGCCCATC TTCTCGTCTCTGGTCATCAACGGCTTCGGCTACAGCAAGTTCGAGACCATGCTGGTCGGTCTGCCCAGCGGGGCTGTTGCCTTCATTCTGGTCTGGGTTGGCGCCCTGGGACCCCGTTTCCTGCCCAACACACGCTGCTTCTTCGGCATGTTTCTGGCGGCCGTGCCGTTGCTGGGAAGCTTGCTGCTTGTGGTTCTGCCGGCGAACCTCAAATGGGGTATCGTCGCGAGCACTTGgctcgccggcagcaccgctCCCCCTCTCGGCCAGGTTGTTGGTCTGATGGCGTCCAACATCAAGGGCAATACCAAGAAGTCGGTGGTGagcgccatcttcttcatcttctaCTGCATTGGCTGCATTGTCGGCCCGCAGCTCTGGCAGAAACAAGACGCGCCTCGTTACACCAAAGGTTGCATTACCAGCATTGTGAGCTTCTGCTGTCTCATCGTCGCTTTCTTCGTTCACTACTTTACCTCCAAGGTCTCCAACAGCAAGAGAGACAAGCTGGTGACTCAATCGGGGGCCAACTACGACGAGGGCATGGATAGCGATTCAGACTTGACGGAGCGCCAAGACAAGGGTTTCAGGTACACTCATTAA
- a CDS encoding Putative pyridoxal phosphate-dependent decarboxylase, pyridoxal phosphate-dependent transferase: protein MPGSSRIPASLREGLNQVKRSRQATPLLVLNLDLLRNIIFFLFVWRWTRKAFLKLKGRGLIGSIVELYIDIRRVLYGYFLRAPGVRGQVQKQINESMTKLQAKMIPANLTRYLTLPKEGMSEDDVRKELDTLANMDHTRWEDGFVSGAVYHGEEELMKLQTEAFGKFTVANPIHPDVFPGVRKMEAEIVSMVLAMFNAPPGAAGATTSGGTDSILMACLGARQRGYFEKGITEPEMILPETAHTAFRKAGEYFKIKIHYVACPAPNYQVDVRAVSRLINSNTVLLVGSAPNFPHGIIDDISALSKLALKKKLCLHVDCCLGSFMVPFLDKAGFETELFDFRLKGVTSISCDTHKYGFAPKGNSTVLYRSAELRKYQYYVSPDWSGGVYGSPGMAGSRPGALIAGCWASLMKVGESGYIDACVKIVGTTKKIIEKIRETPALDNELEILGKPLVSVVAFTAKNLNVYDIADGMSEKGWHLNALQNPPAIHVAVTLPITKVYEKLLTDLEAVVEAEKEKERVRVVEGKGAKGKAIGDSAALYGVAGSLPNKSVVVDLANGFLDLLYKA, encoded by the exons ATGCCCGGCAGCTCCCGTATCCCCGCCAGCTTGCGCGAGGGCTTGAATCAAGTCAAGCGCAGTCGTCAAGCCACTCCGCTTCTGGTTCTGAACCTTGACCT GTTGCGTaacatcatcttcttcctcttcgtctggCGATGGACGCGTAAGGCCTTCCTCAAGCTCAAGGGCCGCGGCCTGAtcggcagcatcgtcgaGCTCTACATCGATATTCGCAGGGTTCTGTACGGCTACTTCCTGCGCGCTCCCGGCGTGCGCGGCCAGGTCCAGAAGCAGATCAACGAGAGCATGACGAAGCTTCAGGCCAAGATGATTCCTGCGAACCTTACTCGATACCTTACACTCCCCAAGGAGGGCATgtccgaagacgacgtccggAAGGAGCTTGATACCCTGGCGAACATGGACCACACGAGATGGGAGGACGGTTTTGTCTCGGGCGCTGTATAccatggagaagaagagctgaTGAAGCTCCAGACGGAGGCCTTCGGCAAGTTCACCGTCGCCAACCCCATCCACCCCGATGTCTTCCCTGGCGtgaggaagatggaggcCGAGATTGTCTCCATGGTGCTGGCCATGTTCAACGCCCCTCCCGGTGCTGCCGGTGCCACCACCAGTGGTGGGACAGACAGTATCCTGATGGCCTGCCTCGGCGCGCGCCAGAGGGGATACTTTGAGAAGGGTATCACTGAGCCTGAAAT GATTCTGCCCGAAACCGCCCACACTGCATTTCGCAAGGCCGGTGAATACTTCAAGATCAAGATCCACTACGTCGCGTGCCCTGCACCCAATTACCAGGTTGACGTGCGCGCCGTGTCCCGCCTGATCAATAGCAACACTGTTCTGTTGGTTGGCTCCGCCCCGAACTTCCCCCATGGTATCATCGATGACATCAGCGCGCTGTCCAAGCTGGcgctcaagaagaagctgtgCCTCCATGTGGACTGCTGTCTCGGTTCCTTCATGGTTCCTTTCTTGGACAAGGCTGGCTTTGAGACGGAATTGTTCGATTTCCGCCTGAAGGGCGTCACTAGCATCAGCTGCGACACCCACAAGTACGGGTTCGCGCCCAAGGGAAACTCCACTGTTTTGTACAGATCCGCGGAACTTCGCAAGTATCAGTACTACGTGTCGCCAGATTGGTCTGGCGGCGTGTACGGTTCGCCCGGCATGGCTGGTTCGCGTCCGGGTGCTTTGATTGCCGGCTGCTGGGCCAGCTTGATGAAGGTCGGTGAGTCGGGCTACATTGACGCTTGCGTCAAGATCGTCGGCACCACGAAAAAGATCATTGAGAAGATTCGTGAGACACCCGCTCTGGACAATGAATTGGAGATCTTGGGCAAGCCTCTCGTCTCTGTTGTTGCTTTCACGGCCAAGAACCTCAACGTTTACGACATTGCCGACGGCATGTCAGAGAAGGGTTGGCATCTGAACGCTCTCCAAAACCCTCCCGCCATCCACGTCGCTGTCACTCTCCCGATCACCAAGGTTTACGAGAAGTTGTTGACGGATCTGGAGGCAgttgtcgaggccgaaaaggagaaggagagggtccgtgtcgtcgagggcaagggTGCTAAGGGCAAGGCTATTGGTGACTCGGCTGCCTTGTACGGTGTTGCTGGATCGTTGCCGAACAAGAGTGTTGTTGTCGACTTGGCCAACGGCTTCTTGGATCTGTTGTACAAGGCATGA
- a CDS encoding Putative hpcH/HpaI aldolase/citrate lyase domain, pyruvate kinase-like domain superfamily, with translation MTLQPLNETQGSKAQLVTKHIAPNNLLSLASQGKICTAFGIKIIAGGEIVQIAKAAGYDSLFIDLEHTTLTIRDAGQLCITANSAGITPFVRVPHECGLGFMQKVLDAGAMGIIVPHIHTVDDARRVINVSKYPPLGHRSISAGFSHFEYAPLQPSVIQAELNAAGSTVFIMIETADALSNVDEIAALPGCDVLLVGSNDLASEIGTLPDWDHPDFIEALRKVGAAASRHGKQMGIAGLYHRPDILSKVINEFGAKWIVGAQDVGLLLAGGRANSDLLRSLQA, from the exons ATGACTTTACAACCCCTAAATGAGACCCAAGGGTCCAAGGCCCAGCTGGTAACGAAGCACATCGCGCCGAACAATCTCCTCTCGTTGGCTTCCCAGGGCAAAATCTGCACGGCTTTTGGCATCAAGATCATTGCTGGCGGCGAGATTGTCCAGATTGCAAAGGCCGCCGGCTACGACTCTCTGTTTATCGATCTCGAGCACACCACGCTGACGATACGCGATGCTGGCCAGCTTTGCATCACCGCCAACTCGGCCGGCATCACCCCGTTCGTCAGAGTACCGCACGAGTGCGGCTTGGGATTCATGCAAAAGGTACTCGATGCCGGTGCCATGGGCATAATCGTCCCGCACATTCACACCGTGG ACGATGCGCGCCGGGTCATCAATGTGTCCAAATATCCTCCCCTTGGCCATCGATCCATCAGCGCCGGCTTCTCTCACTTCGAGTACGCTCCGCTCCAGCCTAGTGTGATCCAGGCCGAGCTCAACGCCGCGGGCTCGACTGTCTTCATCATGATCGAGACGGCTGATGCTCTCTCAAATGTCGATGAGATCGCGGCTCTCCCAGGCTGTGACGTATTACTGGTTGGATCAAACGACTTGGCCAGTGAAATCGGCACGCTGCCTGACTGGGACCATCCCGATTTCATCGAGGCTCTCCGCAAGGTGGGAGCAGCCGCTTCCAGGCACGGTAAGCAGATGGGTATTGCAGGCTTGTACCACCGACCGGACATTCTATCCAAGGTGATTAACGAGTTTGGGGCCAAATGGATCGTTGGCGCCCAGGATGTTGGGCTCTTGCTGGCTGGCGGCCGGGCCAACTCGGATTTGCTGCGAAGCTTGCAGGCTTGA
- a CDS encoding Putative glycosyltransferase 34, nucleotide-diphospho-sugar transferase — protein MHFAYPPRKSSNPPPFRAKTSRIPPLFRRSRLKIIAAGALAFLGFLYLLSGAFKSPSGPRAPLGEPPVVIVTVLDEDNYSDNYLASIRDNRNQYAQLHGYEVMFANVGDYDLRGSPASWNKVVSLRHAMTKYPEAGWFWYIDQDAYIMDPSISVDNLVLKSDKLDNLMMRDHPVVPPDSIIKTFPHLKGRDIDFVLTQDREGLSAGIFFVRNGEWAKFFIDTWFDPLYRSYNFQKAEGHALEHVVQWHPTILSKLAIVPQKTFNSYNRYDKGEMFQDGDFVVRAAGCTMTGERACEEELRSYNTKWQAAFKAQ, from the exons ATGCATTTCGCCTACCCTCCACGAAAGAGCTCGAACCCGCCTCCCTTCCGAGCGAAGACCTCGAGGATACCACCGTTGTTCCGTCGCAGTAGACTCAAGATTATCGCGGCGGGCGCTCTTGCATTCTTGGGCTTCCTATACCTCCTCTCAGGAGCCTTCAAGTCACCGAGCGGGCCTCGAGCACCCTTGGGCGAGCCGCCTGTGGTGATAGTGACGGTGCTGGATGAGGACAACTATAGCGACAATTACCTGGCAAGCATTCGCGACAACAGAAATCAGTATGCGCAGCTTCACG GTTATGAGGTGATGTTTGCGAATGTAGGTGACTACGATCTTCGCGGCTCTCCGGCGTCATGGAACAAAGTAGTGTCGCTGAGGCACGCAATGACGAAATACCCTGAAGCTGGGTGGTTTTGGTACATTGACCAAGACGCTTACATCATGGACCCGTCAATATCTGTGGACAACCTTGTGTTGAAGTCGGACAAACTTGATAATTTGATGATGAGGGATCATCCGGTCGTTCCTCCAGACAGCATCATCAAGACGTTTCCTCATCTGAAGGGCAGAGACATCGATTTTGTTCTTACGCAAGACAGGGAAGGATTGTCGGCgggcatcttcttcgtcaggaaCGGCGAGTGGGCAAAATTCTTCATTGACACGTGGTTTGATCCGTTGTACCGAAGCTACAACTTTCAAAAAGCCGAAGGTCATGCGTTG GAACATGTTGTCCAATGGCACCCGACAATTCTCTCCAAGCTCGCCATCGTGCCGCAGAAGACTTTCAACTCCTATAACAGATACGACAAGGGTGAGATGTTCCAGGACGGCGACTTCGTTGTCCGTGCTGCCGGTTGCACAATGACTGGAGAGCGAGCTTGCGAGGAAGAGCTGCGCAGCTACAATACGAAGTGGCAGGCGGCATTCAAGGCGCAGTAG
- a CDS encoding Putative major facilitator, sugar transporter, MFS transporter superfamily, producing the protein MDYPGRFSKATVIDEEERRRLEVSRKLENPLIELIPEQLGQQSEDYCREHGIDGEEEIRAFRLSAMIAGIMNKYDAMAELTAQEHGVLDRKTTREWKNPTVLYGVVAGPLSCRLHAYPPSCLSKLHHLRPVPTRLLTLTFLRLGQRLTCPQVCSFCAIVVQGMDGTVVNGAQLFYKSHYGIGGETESDTLFIAHFMLGISIRPESATHPIFVTEYAPPRLCGALMTQWQMQTAFIIKLGYIVDLAFFRVPEMGSIVGHNRRLMMASAMVLVIFAAQAATCILTAGCLHHYRRVWLVRQLDHFWERYVFRQDVSPPVVPVAGDIAYHREQINREKEHNPTARV; encoded by the exons ATGGACTATCCTGGACGGTTCTCCAAGGCCACGGTCatcgacgaagaagagcgaAGGCGCTTGGAAGTTTCCCGCAAACTCGAAAATCCTCTGATTGAGCTTATCCCCGAGCAGTTGGGCCAGCAAAGCGAAGACTACTGCCGCGAGCATGGCAtcgatggcgaagaagaaatTCGTGCTTTCCGCCTTAGCGCCATGATTGCCGGTATCATGAACAAATACGATGCCATGGCCGAGCTTACTGCCCAAGAGCACGGGGTTCTCGACAGAAAAACCACACGCGAATGGAAGAATCCAACGGTGCTCTACGGCGTCGTTGCGGGGCCACTTTCCTGTCGTCTTCATGCATACCCACCATCTTGCCTTTCCAAACTGCACCATCTCCGTCCAGTTCCAACCCGCCTCCTGACCCTCACTTTTCTCCGTCTCGGACAGAGACTGACATGCCCTCAAGTCTGTTCGTTCTGCGCCATCGTCGTGCAAGGAATGGACGGCACAGTCGTTAATGGTGCTCAACTGTTCTACAAGAGCCATTATGGAATCGGAGGCGAGACGGAAAGTGACACCT TGTTCATTGCCCACTTCATGCTCGGCATTAGCATCCGGCCTGAGTCTGCCACCCACCCCATCTTCGTCACCGAATACGCCCCGCCACGACTATGCGGAGCCCTCATGACACAGTGGCAGATGCAGACGGCTTTCATAATTAAGCTAGGTTACATTGTTGACCTGGCGTTCTTCCGCGTACCAGAAATGGGCAGCATCGTCGGACACAACCggaggttgatgatggccaGCGCCATGGTACTTGTGATATTCGCTGCACAAGCTGCTACATGCATCCTCACTGCAGGATGCCTTCACCACTACAGGCGCGTTTGGCTGGTACGCCAGCTGGACCACTTCTGGGAGAGGTACGTCTTCCGCCAGGACGTGTCCCCGCCAGTCGTGCCAGTCGCCGGGGATATTGCATATCATCGGGAACAGATTAATCGGGAGAAGGAGCATAACCCTACTGCCCGTGTGTGA